Proteins encoded in a region of the Oncorhynchus clarkii lewisi isolate Uvic-CL-2024 unplaced genomic scaffold, UVic_Ocla_1.0 unplaced_contig_5618_pilon_pilon, whole genome shotgun sequence genome:
- the LOC139396862 gene encoding erythroblast NAD(P)(+)--arginine ADP-ribosyltransferase-like yields MGRDNILTFAVLCVFSAWTPGVDTKTVSLPLHGLKSNIPLNMAPDSVDDSYKGCEEKMFRKVHDYYLKTERLKNKDFNQAWTDAEARYKPKPKRALSKLYSLAIQVYVTEYSQMFKSFNEATRTQKKSYSTTFQYHSLHFLLTNALRILNKKNKRFQTFRGTNVSFHGVRNTEMRFGQFTWSSLDKKIAGERFGSRSCFEITTYFGAPLGEYASQMAHEKEVLIPPYEVFRITEVLKRKDKKDLWCDVIYKLQSTKKGKSDLKCQMVGPLQGE; encoded by the exons ATGGGGAGAGACAACATCCTAACCTTTGCTGTGCTGTGTGTCTTCTCTGCTTGGACTCCGGGTGTGGATACAAAGACG GTCAGTCTCCCTCTGCATGGTCTAAAATCCAACATCCCTTTAAACATGGCTCCAGACTCTGTTGATGACTCCTACAAGGGCTGTGAGGAGAAGATGTTCAGGAAGGTGCATGACTATTACCTGAAAACGGAGAGACTAAAAAACAAAGATTTCAACCAGGCTTGGACCGATGCTGAGGCCCGTTACAAACCGAAACCGAAAAGAGCACTGTCTAAACTCTATTCCCTGGCAATCCAGGTGTATGTGACTGAATACTCCCAAATGTTCAAGTCATTTAACGAGGCCACTCGTACCCAAAAGAAGAGCTACAGCACAACATTCCAGTACCACTCCCTGCACTTCCTTCTGACCAATGCTTTACGAATCCTGAACAAGAAAAATAAGCGTTTCCAAACCTTCCGAGGAACCAACGTGTCTTTCCACGGAGTCCGAAATACTGAAATGCGATTCGGACAGTTCACCTGGAGCTCTTTAGACAAGAAAATCGCTGGTGAACGCTTTGGAAGTCGCTCCTGTTTTGAGATCACCACCTACTTTGGTGCCCCGCTGGGGGAGTACGCATCTCAGATGGCTCATGAGAAGGAGGTGCTGATTCCTCCCTACGAGGTGTTCAGAATTACAGAGGTGCTGAAGAGAAAAGACAAGAAAGACCTCTGGTGTGACGTCATCTACAAACTGCAGAGTACTAAGAAAGGAAAGAGTGACCTGAAATGCCAGATGGTTGGACCACTCCAAGGAGAGTAA
- the LOC139396861 gene encoding erythroblast NAD(P)(+)--arginine ADP-ribosyltransferase-like: MGRENILSFALLCVFHDWTLGVESKMIHPRLNRRNLDPIQLDMAPDSIDDSYEGCRENMLSEVKKTFLPNEKNIDSKFKGAWEDAMKVYDNNYNSNNELSNDHLRAIHVYVNTGKSIFESFNEATRTLGKRYKTDYKYHSLHFLLSDALRILNKAQGKKCEKTFRGSTRAFQGEKGHTMRFGQFASSSTDELVAKFFADWKTCFKITTCFGASLAGLSQLNDEKEVLIPPYEVFKIAEVTKNKVLEDKDKDDKSECEIVYELESTKTTQSQLNCNIVEKDKK, from the exons ATGGGGAGAGAAAACATCCTATCCTTTGCTTTGCTGTGTGTCTTCCATGATTGGACTCTGGGTGTGGAATCAAAGATG ATTCATCCCCGACTGAATCGTCGTAATCTCGACCCAATACAGCTTGACATGGCCCCTGACTCTATCGATGACTCCTATGAGGGCTGCAGGGAGAATATGCTCTCTGAGGTGAAAAAAACCTTCCTACCAAATGAGAAAAATATTGACAGCAAATTCAAAGGCGCTTGGGAAGATGCTATGAAGGTGTATGACAACAACTATAACTCTAACAATGAACTGTCTAATGACCATTTAAGGGCAATTCATGTGTATGTGAATACAGGAAAGAGCATTTTCGAGTCATTCAATGAGGCCACTCGTACCCTAGGGAAGCGCTACAAGACCGATTACAAGTATCACTCCTTGCATTTCCTGTTGTCTGATGCCTTACGTATTCTTAATAAAGCCCAGGGGAAAAAGTGTGAAAAAACCTTTCGTGGAAGCACTCGAGCTTTCCAAGGAGAAAAAGGTCACACCATGCGATTTGGCCAATTTGCTTCATCATCTACCGACGAGCTTGTGGCTAAATTTTTTGCAGATTGGAAGACATGTTTTAAGATCACTACCTGTTTTGGTGCTTCCCTGGCAGGTTTATCTCAATTGAATGATGAAAAAGAGGTGTTGATTCCCCCATATGAGGTTTTCAAAATTGCTGAGGTGACCAAGAATAAAGTATTGGAAGATAAGGACAAAGATGATAAGAGTGAATGTGAGATTGTCTACGAACTAGAGAGCACAAAAACAACCCAAAGTCAATTGAATTGCAATATTGTCGAAAAagacaaaaaataa
- the LOC139396859 gene encoding T-cell ecto-ADP-ribosyltransferase 1-like gives MARHKILTFTVMYFFQAWTLGVDSKMVHLRQPGLSSSITLDMVPNSVDDMYKGCIKEMGKKVKEYLPNETNTGGIFEQAWTKAKTCASNKYKSVNNKLHKLSYNHIRAICAYTGGQTKIYPVFNQAVRTSRYEYTTSFQFHSLHFLLTDAIRILKLKQNTCHTTYRRTNMEFSGEVNKEIRFGLFASSSFLKNLTHFGEKSCFEIKTCFGADLKSYPNLGNYEKEVLIPPYEVFRVTAVLKKENDKNLWCDVVYKLKSIKTLSNLNCKIFNKTTMN, from the exons ATGGCAAGACACAAGATCCTAACCTTTACTGTGATGTATTTCTTCCAGGCTTGGACTTTGGGTGTGGACTCCAAGATG GTTCATCTCCGTCAGCCTGGTCTCAGTTCCTCCATAACCTTAGACATGGTCCCTAACTCTGTTGACGACATGTATAAAGGATGCATAAAAGAAATGGGCAAAAAGGTGAAGGAATATCTTCCAAATGAAACCAATACAGGAGGGATCTTCGAACAAGCCTGGACGAAAGCAAAAACATGTGCCTCAAATAAGTACAAATCAGTCAACAATAAACTACACAAACTTAGTTACAATCACATTAGAGCTATCTGTGCTTACACAGGAGGTCAAACTAAGATATACCCAGTGTTCAACCAAGCTGTCCGGACCAGTAGATATGAGTACACAACCTCCTTCCAGTTCCACTCCCTGCATTTCCTGCTGACTGACGCCATTCGCATCCTGAAACTAAAACAAAATACCTGTCACACCACATACCGGAGAACCAACATGGAGTTTTCAGGTGAAGTGAACAAGGAAATCAGATTCGGCCTCTTTGCCTCCAGTTCTTTCCTAAAGAACTTGACACATTTTGGAGAGAAGTCTTGCTTTGAGATAAAGACATGTTTTGGCGCTGACCTGAAGTCCTACCCCAATCTGGGGAATTATGAAAAGGAGGTGTTGATTCCACCGTATGAAGTGTTCAGAGTTACTGCTGTGCTGAAGAAAGAAAATGATAAAAACCTTTGGTGCGATGTTGTGTACAAACTAAAGAGTATCAAAACACTGAGTAACCTGAATTGCAAAATTTTTAACAAGACAACAATGAATTAA